DNA sequence from the Coffea eugenioides isolate CCC68of chromosome 9, Ceug_1.0, whole genome shotgun sequence genome:
GAAATGTTGTACTAATTCGTGACATATGAAGTGCGGACATTTGTGGGATTGTGATGTCATTTTAATCATGCATGGGACCAAACTGTGCTACCGTCCTTCTCTCATAAGGGTATAACAGGTTGGATGACTCTATTactatcttcttcttctttttttttattcctcCTGGGGTTTTGAGGCCATCTGTTGCCTTTGTCTCGTGTTAACAATCCAAAGTAACCAATTAAGGTGGTGACTCAGTTGCAATCGAGTCTCCAGCTTTCATTGTTTCATTTGTTGCTTGGGTATTATCCTTGTACGGGATTCCTGGTAATGCTTATGCATGAAAAACATGGATTCAAGCAGTTTTTCGGCATACTTCCTTGCCTAAATCTCTTTTCATCATGCATGGTTCGTGTTTTGAACGAGTGTTAGCATCATGGATTGCAATTCTTGGTTTTATGAATTCAGACGTCAGAGATGACCTAAGCCTGAATAAAGTCTTAGATAGGAGAGGAGCTGCAGAAGTAAACTAAAACACTGAAAACATGAGGCACTTGAGCTTTCACCCACGGAATGAGTTTGAGAATTCCTTTTTCAAAACGTTATGGTTGTGCAGTAGCTATTATTGATCAGCTGCCAACAATATTGGGCTGCGAGCTAGTCCAAAACTTATTGCACATGCAGTGCAGTATGTCGACTGTCGAGAGAAAGGATAGGTGACAGAAGTATGGAATTCAATGCGGAAAATATATAGCTGGGCAGTATGGGAATGCCGTCAAGAAAGAAATGTTACACAATAACTTAAGATATGGTTCTCTTGCCAGAATGTGTTCACCGATTAGACTACGCAGACATGACGCTGTCCAAGTAAGGCTGCTCCATACCATCATGATTGGGAGGATATTGTGCAAATTTTCGATCAAGCACTTGAGAGTCGTTTAGAGTTTGCCTTGGTGCTCTAGGTTAGGCTTTAGCTACAGCTTTGCAATGGAAAGTTGGATACACAGATTTAGTAGTTGAGAGTCTATCTCTGGATCAGAAGTCAGAACAAGAATTTGATTCATGTTGTTCTTGATTAGACTCCCTCCAAGTCCAGCATTCCCTTTTTGCAACACAAATAGACTAGAGGGAAGGGGGTTTACCAAGGTTTAGGCATCCTCCACGGGAGTTTCACTCGAATTTCTGCTGTGTGTATGATGCACGATTACAAATAGTAATTAATGTTCTCCGTAGAAGAAATTGGGAAACAGTTACTGACAGTACCTTTTCAGCCATAAACAGAGGCGTAGTTTGACACTGGTTTACGTGGGTTATAAGCATCTCAATTCCCAATTTTCTGGCAATAAATTGATTTGTGAGGCATGATAATGCATACCACGCAACCCGAAATTGATTGAAGTCTGTCCCAACCATTATTTAAACTAAAAACATTTGCCTATAAACATGATCCATCTGTATATCTTCCTACACCAATACATACTTGAATATTTCCCTGCAACCCTTCACAGTTCTTTTCTTGTTTCACGAATGGAGCTCTTTACTGCAATCTGCATCCTTTGCTTCCTCTACCTCATGCACCACCTCTACAAGTTATTCCTTCGGATCACAAATCAACGATTTTACATGATAGCTTATCAGTGTTACAAGCCCGCGGAGGACAGGAAGTTAACAACAGATTTATGTGCTTCCATCATTTTGCGGAACAAAAACCTTGGCCTAGACGACTACAGGTTCCTCTTACAAACCATGGTCAATTCAGGTATTGGTGAAAATACTTATGCCCCGAAAAATATCATCCTGGGCAAAGAAGTCCATCCTGAATTAATCGATTCGTTATCCGAAATAGATGAAATCTTCTTCGACACACTCGACAAACTCTTTGCTAATTCAGGGATTTCTCCACAAGAAATCGACATACTTGTGGTGAACGTATCCCTTCTTTCATCCGTGCCATCTCTAACATCTCGAATCATAAACCATTACAAAATGAGGCCTGATATTAAGGCCTTCAATCTCTCAGGGATGGGGTGCAGTGCAAGTCTTATTGCAATTGATCTAGTCAAGCACTTGTTCAAGACTCATAGAAATTCTTTTGCTATAGTTGTCAGCACGGATGCCTTAGGTGCAAAATGGTATTGcggaaaagaaaaatgcatgatgcTCCCCAACTGCATGATGCGCTCGGGTGGTTGTTCCATGCTCTTCACGAACAAAAGGGTTTTCCAGGATCGAGCCATCTTGAAATTGAAATACACTATCCGAACTCATTTTGGAGCAAACGATGAAGCATACAATTGTGGAATTGACATGGAAGATAATCAAGGATACCGAGGATTTCGTCTTGCTTTGACAAAGGAGCTAGTCAAAGCTGC
Encoded proteins:
- the LOC113782607 gene encoding 3-ketoacyl-CoA synthase 19-like; this translates as MELFTAICILCFLYLMHHLYKLFLRITNQRFYMIAYQCYKPAEDRKLTTDLCASIILRNKNLGLDDYRFLLQTMVNSGIGENTYAPKNIILGKEVHPELIDSLSEIDEIFFDTLDKLFANSGISPQEIDILVVNVSLLSSVPSLTSRIINHYKMRPDIKAFNLSGMGCSASLIAIDLVKHLFKTHRNSFAIVVSTDALGAKWYCGKEKCMMLPNCMMRSGGCSMLFTNKRVFQDRAILKLKYTIRTHFGANDEAYNCGIDMEDNQGYRGFRLALTKELVKAAAQSNLRVLVPKLLPLREIILFVIMVSYRKITKTKSSSLAAAPNMKTGVEHFCIHPGAKAVVEGFGKSLGLDEYDIEPSRMTLHRFGNMAAGSIWYVLGYMEAKKRLKKGDRILMITFGAGLKCNTCVWEVMRDMDGSNVWEDCIDNYPPKSLANHFMEKFAWLNDESMSFLSLDDIREKISFEIKASRC